In Cupriavidus taiwanensis, the following are encoded in one genomic region:
- the hisC gene encoding histidinol-phosphate transaminase: MAEQGKQGGATVFGPDYVRAISPYVAGKPIAEVAREFGLDEAAIVKLASNENPLGMPQSARSAVAAAVAELGRYPDANGFVLKGALSARFGVPADWLTLGNGSNDILELAAHALVEPGQSIVYAEYSFAVYALATQEIGARAIEVLARDYGHDLDAMAAAIAPDTRLVFIANPNNPTGTFLPAAQIEAFLQRVPRDVVVVLDEAYNEYLDADQQYDAIAWVRRYPNLMVSRTFSKAYGLAGLRIGYAVAQPELTDLLNRIRQPFNVNSVAQAAAIAALADTDFLRRSAELNRDGKRQLTQAFDRLGLEYVPSSGNFVLVRVGDDDGAGARVNLALLRQGVIVRPVGNYNLPRWLRVTIGLPEENAAFIAALERALA; encoded by the coding sequence ATGGCAGAGCAGGGCAAGCAGGGCGGCGCCACGGTATTCGGGCCGGATTATGTGCGGGCGATTTCGCCATACGTGGCAGGCAAGCCGATTGCCGAAGTCGCGCGCGAGTTCGGCCTGGACGAGGCCGCCATCGTCAAGCTCGCGTCGAACGAGAATCCGCTGGGCATGCCGCAATCGGCGCGCAGTGCGGTGGCCGCGGCTGTCGCCGAGCTGGGCCGCTATCCCGATGCCAACGGCTTTGTGTTGAAGGGTGCGCTGTCGGCGCGTTTCGGCGTGCCCGCCGACTGGCTGACGCTGGGCAACGGCAGCAACGATATCCTGGAGCTGGCCGCGCATGCGCTGGTGGAGCCGGGCCAGTCGATCGTCTATGCCGAGTATTCGTTCGCGGTGTACGCGCTGGCCACGCAAGAGATTGGCGCACGCGCCATCGAAGTGCTCGCGCGCGACTACGGCCACGACCTCGACGCGATGGCCGCGGCGATCGCGCCCGATACGCGCCTGGTCTTTATCGCCAACCCCAACAACCCGACCGGCACCTTCCTGCCGGCGGCGCAGATCGAGGCCTTCCTGCAGCGGGTGCCGCGCGATGTGGTGGTGGTGCTGGACGAGGCCTACAACGAGTATCTCGACGCCGACCAGCAATACGATGCGATTGCCTGGGTGCGCCGCTACCCCAACCTGATGGTATCGCGCACGTTTTCCAAAGCCTACGGCCTGGCGGGACTGCGCATCGGCTACGCGGTGGCGCAGCCGGAGCTGACCGACCTGCTGAACCGCATCCGCCAGCCGTTCAACGTCAACAGCGTGGCGCAGGCCGCGGCCATCGCCGCGCTCGCCGATACGGATTTCCTGCGCCGCAGCGCGGAACTGAACCGCGACGGCAAGCGGCAACTGACGCAGGCGTTCGACCGGCTCGGCCTGGAGTACGTGCCGTCGTCCGGCAACTTCGTGCTGGTGCGCGTGGGCGATGATGACGGCGCCGGCGCGCGCGTGAACCTGGCATTGCTCAGGCAAGGCGTGATCGTGCGGCCGGTGGGCAACTACAACCTGCCGCGCTGGCTGCGCGTGACCATCGGCTTGCCGGAAGAAAACGCGGCCTTTATCGCGGCGCTGGAGCGGGCGCTGGCCTGA
- a CDS encoding prephenate dehydrogenase/arogenate dehydrogenase family protein, which produces MSALHFSRVVIVGVGLIGGSLALALKRAGVVGTVVGVGRSAASLQKALDLGVIDEAATLADAARGASVIVLCAPVAQNFALLHALEPHLQPGTIVTDAGSTKSDVIIAAKTALGDKAAQFVPAHPIAGRELNGVEAALPDLYAGRKTVLCPLQENARADVAAVRAMWESAGADCHVMSAVQHDAVFAAVSHLPHVLSYALVAQVANAEDAALKLDFAGGGFRDFTRIAASSPEMWRDICVANREALLRELNTYQSVLAHLKMLIEKGDGDALERIFARASKTRLAWGTERAAGNHIEP; this is translated from the coding sequence GTGAGTGCATTGCATTTTTCCCGTGTTGTCATTGTCGGCGTCGGCCTGATCGGCGGCTCGCTCGCGCTGGCGCTCAAGCGCGCCGGCGTGGTGGGCACGGTGGTCGGGGTCGGGCGCTCGGCCGCGTCGCTGCAGAAAGCGCTGGACCTGGGCGTGATCGACGAGGCCGCGACGCTGGCCGATGCCGCGCGCGGCGCCAGCGTGATCGTGCTGTGCGCGCCGGTGGCGCAGAACTTCGCCTTGCTGCACGCGCTGGAGCCGCACTTGCAGCCGGGCACCATCGTCACCGATGCCGGTAGCACCAAGTCCGACGTGATCATCGCCGCCAAGACCGCGCTGGGCGACAAGGCCGCGCAGTTCGTGCCCGCGCACCCGATCGCGGGGCGCGAACTCAACGGCGTCGAAGCGGCGCTGCCCGACCTGTATGCGGGCAGGAAGACCGTGCTGTGCCCGCTGCAGGAAAACGCGCGCGCCGATGTGGCCGCCGTGCGCGCCATGTGGGAAAGCGCCGGCGCGGATTGCCACGTGATGTCGGCGGTGCAGCATGACGCGGTGTTCGCCGCGGTCAGCCATTTGCCGCACGTGCTGTCGTACGCGCTGGTGGCGCAGGTGGCCAATGCCGAGGACGCGGCGCTGAAGCTGGACTTTGCCGGCGGCGGCTTTCGCGACTTCACGCGGATCGCGGCGTCATCGCCGGAAATGTGGCGCGACATCTGCGTGGCCAACCGCGAGGCGCTGCTGCGCGAGCTGAATACTTACCAGTCGGTGCTGGCGCACCTGAAGATGCTGATCGAGAAGGGCGACGGCGACGCGCTCGAGCGCATCTTCGCGCGTGCCAGCAAGACCCGGCTGGCCTGGGGCACCGAGCGTGCCGCGGGCAACCATATCGAACCCTGA
- the aroA gene encoding 3-phosphoshikimate 1-carboxyvinyltransferase: MEHLTLGPLTRANGTVRLPGSKSISNRVLLLAALADGETRVRDLLDSDDTRVMLQALRTLGVAWRQEGADYIVTGAGGNFPHKSAELFMGNAGTAIRPLTAALALQGGSYKLSGVPRMHERPIGDLVDGLRQVGAVIDYLGNEGFPPLHIRPASLRIEAPIRVRGDVSSQFLTALLMSLPLAQSDSGRIEIEVVGELISKPYIEITLNLLARFGIQVERQGWERFVLPAGAAYQSPGEIFVEGDASSASYFLAAGAIGGGPVRVEGVGMASIQGDVRFADALNRMGANVMAGDNWIEVRGTERDDGRLHGIELDCNHIPDAAMTLAVAALFAEGTTTLTNIASWRVKETDRIAAMATELRKLGAVVEEGADYLRVTPPQPWQTPADGIGTYDDHRMAMCFSLAAFGPLPVRINDPGCVAKTFPDYFSVFAGVTR; the protein is encoded by the coding sequence ATGGAACACCTGACGCTAGGCCCCCTGACCCGCGCCAACGGCACCGTCCGGCTGCCGGGCTCGAAGAGCATCTCCAACCGCGTACTGCTGCTGGCAGCGCTGGCCGACGGCGAGACCCGCGTGCGCGACCTGCTCGATTCCGACGACACGCGCGTCATGCTGCAGGCGCTGCGCACGCTGGGCGTGGCGTGGCGTCAGGAGGGAGCGGACTATATCGTCACCGGCGCCGGCGGCAATTTCCCGCACAAGTCCGCCGAGCTGTTCATGGGCAATGCCGGCACCGCGATCCGTCCGCTGACCGCCGCGCTGGCGCTGCAAGGCGGCAGCTACAAGCTGTCCGGCGTGCCGCGCATGCATGAGCGGCCGATCGGCGACCTCGTCGATGGCCTGCGCCAGGTCGGCGCGGTGATCGACTACCTTGGCAACGAAGGCTTCCCGCCGCTGCATATCCGGCCCGCCAGCCTGCGCATCGAGGCGCCGATCCGCGTGCGCGGCGATGTCTCGAGCCAGTTCCTGACCGCGCTGCTGATGAGCCTGCCGCTGGCGCAAAGCGACAGTGGCCGCATCGAGATCGAGGTGGTGGGCGAGCTGATCTCGAAGCCGTATATCGAGATCACGCTGAACCTGCTGGCGCGCTTCGGCATCCAGGTGGAGCGGCAGGGCTGGGAGCGCTTCGTGCTGCCAGCCGGCGCCGCCTACCAGTCGCCGGGCGAGATCTTCGTGGAGGGCGATGCTTCGTCCGCGTCGTATTTCCTCGCAGCGGGTGCGATCGGCGGCGGCCCGGTGCGGGTCGAGGGTGTCGGCATGGCCAGCATCCAGGGAGATGTCCGCTTTGCCGACGCGCTCAACCGCATGGGCGCCAATGTGATGGCGGGCGACAACTGGATCGAAGTGCGCGGCACCGAACGCGACGACGGGCGCCTGCACGGCATCGAGCTGGACTGCAACCATATCCCCGATGCGGCCATGACGCTGGCGGTGGCGGCGCTGTTTGCCGAAGGCACCACCACGCTGACCAATATCGCCAGCTGGCGCGTCAAGGAAACCGACCGCATCGCGGCGATGGCAACGGAATTGCGCAAGCTGGGTGCGGTGGTGGAAGAGGGCGCTGACTACCTGCGGGTAACGCCGCCGCAGCCGTGGCAGACCCCGGCAGACGGCATTGGCACCTATGATGACCATCGCATGGCGATGTGTTTCTCGCTGGCGGCGTTCGGGCCGTTGCCGGTCCGGATCAACGATCCGGGCTGCGTGGCGAAGACCTTCCCGGATTACTTCAGCGTGTTTGCGGGCGTCACGCGCTGA
- a CDS encoding DUF2061 domain-containing protein, with amino-acid sequence MAKTLTFGIMHLGIAFSVTYALTGSLAVSGAVTFIEPAINTVAHYFFDRYWDKRERRHAPASGDSTADPARPGAGAGLVSA; translated from the coding sequence ATGGCAAAAACCCTGACGTTCGGCATCATGCACCTCGGCATCGCGTTCAGCGTGACCTATGCGCTGACCGGCAGCCTGGCCGTGAGCGGTGCCGTCACCTTTATCGAGCCGGCCATCAATACCGTGGCCCACTACTTCTTCGACCGGTACTGGGACAAGCGCGAGCGCCGCCACGCGCCGGCCAGCGGCGACAGCACCGCAGATCCCGCCCGCCCGGGCGCCGGCGCCGGCCTGGTCAGCGCGTGA
- the cmk gene encoding (d)CMP kinase: MTIVNVITIDGPTASGKGTVAHKVADAVGFHLLDSGALYRLVALASDRAGVDLADLDTLARIASRLDVKFGPDRVWLQGEEVSLAIRAEAIGNRASAIAVHQPVRDALTQLQRSFRKLPGLVADGRDMGTVIFPDAQLKVFLTASVEARARRRYKQLIDKGISANIEDLLRDLEARDARDRTRAAAPLRPAEDAKLLDTSDMTVDQAVAQVLEWFAAVRPDA, from the coding sequence ATGACTATCGTCAACGTCATCACCATTGACGGACCGACTGCCTCCGGCAAGGGCACGGTTGCGCACAAGGTTGCCGACGCGGTGGGCTTCCACCTGCTCGACAGCGGCGCGCTGTACCGGCTGGTAGCGCTGGCCAGCGACCGCGCGGGTGTTGACCTGGCCGACCTGGATACCTTGGCGCGGATCGCTTCGCGCCTGGACGTGAAGTTCGGCCCCGACCGGGTCTGGCTGCAGGGCGAGGAGGTGAGCCTGGCGATCCGGGCCGAGGCGATCGGCAACCGCGCCTCGGCCATCGCCGTGCACCAGCCGGTGCGCGACGCGCTGACCCAGCTGCAGCGCAGCTTCCGCAAGCTGCCGGGGCTGGTGGCGGACGGCCGCGACATGGGCACCGTGATCTTCCCGGATGCCCAGCTCAAGGTGTTCCTGACGGCCAGTGTCGAGGCGCGCGCGCGCAGGCGCTATAAACAATTGATTGATAAGGGAATTTCTGCTAATATCGAAGACCTTTTGCGTGACCTCGAGGCGCGCGACGCGCGGGATCGCACCCGTGCCGCCGCGCCGCTGCGTCCCGCCGAGGATGCAAAGCTGCTCGATACCTCCGACATGACGGTGGATCAGGCAGTGGCGCAGGTGCTGGAGTGGTTTGCCGCTGTGCGGCCCGATGCATGA
- the rpsA gene encoding 30S ribosomal protein S1 translates to MSDLQTNESFAALFEESVARSNMKAGEVISAEVVRIDHNFVVVNAGLKSEAFVPVEEFLNDQGELEVQAGDYVSVAIDALENGYGDTILSRDKAKRLASWLNLEKALEDGEIISGTVTGKVKGGLTVMVNGIRAFLPGSLVDVRPIKDTTPYEGKTLEFKVIKLDRKRNNVVLSRRAVVEATLGEERQKLMETLKEGAIVNGIVKNITDYGAFVDLGGIDGLLHITDLAWRRVRHPSEVLSVGQEITAKILKFDQEKNRVSLGVKQLGEDPWVGISRRYPQGTRLFGKVTNLTDYGAFVEIEAGIEGLVHVSEMDWTNKNVAPSKVVQLGDEVEVMVLDIDEDKRRISLGMKQCKANPWDDFSRNHKKGDKLSGQIKSITDFGVFIGLPGGIDGLVHLSDLSWQESGEEAVRKYKKGDEVEAVVLGIDVDKERISLGIKQLSGDPFNNFISANDKGSLVQGTIKAVDAKGAVVQLADDVEGYLRASEISADRVEDARNVLKEGEQITALVVNVDRKSRNINLSIKAKDSAEQQEAMQKFQADTGTAGTTNLGALLKAKLGQDNQ, encoded by the coding sequence ATGTCCGACCTGCAAACTAACGAATCCTTTGCCGCACTGTTCGAGGAATCCGTCGCCCGCTCCAATATGAAGGCTGGCGAAGTGATCTCCGCTGAAGTCGTGCGCATCGACCACAATTTCGTGGTCGTCAACGCCGGCCTCAAGTCCGAGGCATTCGTGCCGGTGGAGGAGTTCCTGAACGACCAGGGCGAACTCGAAGTGCAGGCCGGCGACTACGTCTCCGTGGCCATCGATGCACTCGAGAACGGCTATGGCGACACCATCCTCTCGCGCGACAAGGCCAAGCGCCTGGCATCGTGGCTGAACCTCGAGAAGGCGCTGGAAGACGGCGAGATCATCTCGGGTACCGTGACCGGCAAGGTCAAGGGCGGCCTGACGGTGATGGTCAACGGCATCCGCGCGTTCCTGCCGGGCTCGCTGGTTGACGTGCGCCCGATCAAGGACACCACCCCGTACGAAGGCAAGACCCTGGAATTCAAGGTCATCAAGCTGGACCGCAAGCGCAACAACGTTGTGCTGTCGCGCCGCGCCGTGGTCGAAGCCACGCTGGGCGAAGAGCGCCAGAAGCTGATGGAAACCCTGAAGGAAGGCGCCATCGTCAACGGTATCGTCAAGAACATCACCGACTACGGCGCGTTCGTTGACCTGGGCGGCATCGACGGCCTGCTGCACATCACCGACCTGGCCTGGCGCCGTGTCCGCCACCCCAGCGAAGTGCTGTCGGTTGGCCAGGAAATCACCGCCAAGATCCTCAAGTTCGACCAGGAAAAGAACCGCGTCTCGCTGGGCGTGAAGCAGCTGGGCGAAGATCCGTGGGTCGGCATCTCGCGCCGCTACCCGCAAGGCACCCGCCTGTTCGGCAAGGTGACCAACCTGACCGACTACGGCGCGTTCGTCGAGATCGAAGCCGGCATCGAAGGCCTGGTGCACGTGTCGGAAATGGACTGGACCAACAAGAACGTTGCCCCGTCCAAGGTTGTCCAGCTGGGCGACGAAGTCGAAGTCATGGTGCTGGATATCGACGAAGACAAGCGTCGTATCAGCCTGGGCATGAAGCAGTGCAAGGCCAACCCGTGGGACGATTTCTCGCGTAACCACAAGAAGGGCGACAAGCTGAGCGGCCAGATCAAGTCGATCACCGATTTCGGCGTGTTCATCGGCCTGCCGGGCGGCATCGACGGCCTGGTGCACCTGTCCGACCTGTCCTGGCAAGAGTCCGGCGAAGAGGCCGTGCGCAAGTACAAGAAGGGCGACGAAGTCGAAGCCGTGGTGCTGGGCATCGACGTCGACAAGGAACGCATCTCGCTGGGCATCAAGCAGCTGTCGGGCGATCCGTTCAACAACTTCATCTCGGCCAACGACAAGGGTTCGCTGGTTCAGGGCACCATCAAGGCCGTTGACGCCAAGGGTGCCGTGGTCCAGCTGGCCGACGACGTGGAAGGCTACCTGCGTGCTTCGGAAATCTCCGCTGACCGCGTGGAAGACGCCCGCAACGTGCTGAAGGAAGGCGAGCAGATCACCGCCCTGGTGGTGAACGTCGACCGCAAGTCGCGCAACATCAACCTGTCGATCAAGGCCAAGGACAGCGCAGAGCAGCAGGAAGCGATGCAGAAGTTCCAGGCCGACACCGGCACGGCTGGCACGACCAACCTCGGCGCCCTGCTGAAGGCCAAGCTCGGCCAGGACAACCAGTAA
- a CDS encoding integration host factor subunit beta, protein MTKSELVEKLAARFPQLLLRDADISVKTILDAMSEALADGHRIEIRGFGSFGLNKRPPRVGRNPKSGERVLVPEKRVPHFKAGKELRERVDRSQPAPAGANGNGHSGGTAQALPGKAGQGAAPAAPAGLHESGLDFIRS, encoded by the coding sequence ATGACCAAGTCGGAGCTTGTCGAAAAACTGGCTGCCCGCTTCCCCCAGCTGCTGCTGCGGGATGCGGACATCTCGGTGAAAACGATACTCGACGCGATGTCCGAAGCGTTGGCCGACGGCCACCGCATCGAGATCCGCGGATTCGGCAGTTTTGGTCTGAACAAGCGTCCGCCTCGCGTGGGGCGCAATCCCAAGTCCGGCGAAAGAGTGCTGGTGCCCGAAAAACGGGTGCCGCACTTCAAGGCGGGCAAGGAACTGCGCGAACGGGTTGACCGCAGCCAGCCGGCGCCTGCGGGCGCCAATGGCAACGGCCATTCCGGCGGCACGGCGCAAGCCCTGCCGGGCAAGGCAGGGCAGGGCGCGGCACCCGCCGCGCCGGCGGGTCTGCATGAGAGCGGACTGGATTTCATTCGCTCCTGA
- a CDS encoding LapA family protein produces MKLFAWIVRIVVFVLLFVLALRNTAEASLQLFFNAVWHAPLILILFAAFVLGAVAALASVAPGMMRQRMELAKLRRTAADARASANSAATAAASTAAPSTASATAVPVPRDAKSPYNVVGPKV; encoded by the coding sequence ATGAAACTGTTTGCCTGGATCGTTCGCATCGTCGTATTCGTGCTGCTGTTCGTGCTGGCACTGCGCAATACCGCAGAAGCCTCGCTGCAGCTGTTCTTCAATGCCGTCTGGCACGCGCCGCTGATCCTGATCCTGTTTGCCGCGTTCGTGCTGGGTGCGGTGGCGGCGCTGGCCTCGGTGGCGCCGGGAATGATGCGCCAGCGCATGGAACTGGCGAAGCTGCGCCGCACGGCCGCGGATGCGCGGGCCTCAGCGAACTCAGCGGCCACAGCGGCGGCCTCGACGGCGGCCCCATCGACGGCATCGGCCACCGCCGTCCCCGTGCCGCGCGATGCCAAGTCTCCCTATAACGTAGTCGGCCCGAAAGTCTGA
- the lapB gene encoding lipopolysaccharide assembly protein LapB, whose product MMFETWWLLALPLVFGLGWMAARFDVRQLISEQGALPRSYFKGLNFLLNEQPDKAIDAFVEVARLDPETTELHFALGALFRRRGETERAIRVHQNLATRPDLPEPEREHALFELGEDYLRAGLLDRAEESLRRLMSGPYAASAKRVLLELYEVEKEWQKAIDAARELQTLEQKSYSLQIAQFCCELAQDALQRKRPEDAVKWLNQAVAENPANVRAPILLGDVAAAAGDARAALGHWLGIEQQDASFLPLVAERVVKAYAALDEQGVALEWLRGLLKGKLAPEVLDTAYKAELEVNGPEAAARLMREQLRRQPTLLALTKYFEAQAAVAAAAPAAQAAVIEADAAQAEGAENGDEAKETTAIRDLLQLRTRNLARYTCRECGFRARLFYWQCPGCNRWETYAPRRSETLG is encoded by the coding sequence ATGATGTTCGAAACCTGGTGGCTGTTGGCGCTGCCACTTGTCTTTGGCCTTGGCTGGATGGCGGCGCGCTTCGACGTGCGCCAGTTGATCAGCGAGCAGGGCGCCTTGCCGCGCTCCTACTTCAAGGGACTCAATTTCCTGCTCAACGAGCAGCCCGACAAGGCCATCGACGCCTTTGTCGAGGTCGCCCGGCTGGACCCGGAAACCACCGAACTGCACTTTGCGCTGGGCGCGCTGTTCCGGCGCCGCGGCGAAACCGAGCGCGCCATCCGCGTGCACCAGAACCTGGCCACGCGCCCCGATTTGCCCGAGCCCGAGCGCGAGCATGCGCTGTTTGAACTGGGCGAGGACTACCTGCGCGCCGGCCTGCTGGACCGTGCCGAGGAGTCGCTGCGCCGGCTGATGTCCGGGCCCTACGCGGCTTCGGCCAAGCGCGTGCTGCTCGAGCTCTATGAAGTGGAAAAGGAGTGGCAGAAGGCGATCGATGCCGCGCGTGAACTGCAGACGCTGGAGCAGAAGAGCTACAGCCTGCAGATCGCGCAGTTCTGCTGCGAGCTGGCGCAGGACGCGCTGCAGCGCAAGCGCCCCGAAGACGCGGTGAAATGGCTGAACCAGGCCGTCGCCGAGAATCCCGCCAACGTGCGCGCGCCGATCCTGCTGGGCGACGTCGCCGCGGCGGCGGGCGATGCGCGCGCGGCGCTGGGCCACTGGCTCGGCATCGAACAGCAGGACGCGTCCTTCCTGCCGCTGGTGGCCGAGCGCGTGGTCAAGGCCTATGCCGCGCTGGACGAGCAGGGCGTGGCGCTGGAATGGCTGCGCGGCCTGCTCAAGGGCAAGCTCGCGCCCGAGGTGCTCGACACCGCGTACAAGGCCGAACTGGAAGTGAATGGTCCCGAGGCCGCGGCGCGCCTGATGCGCGAGCAGCTGCGCCGCCAGCCCACGCTGCTGGCGCTGACCAAGTACTTCGAGGCGCAGGCGGCAGTCGCTGCCGCCGCGCCCGCCGCGCAGGCCGCGGTGATCGAGGCCGATGCGGCGCAGGCCGAAGGCGCGGAAAACGGCGACGAGGCCAAGGAAACCACCGCCATCCGCGACCTGCTGCAACTGCGCACGCGCAACCTGGCGCGCTATACCTGCCGCGAATGCGGTTTCCGCGCCCGGCTGTTCTATTGGCAGTGCCCGGGTTGCAACCGCTGGGAAACCTATGCCCCGCGGCGTTCCGAAACGCTCGGCTGA
- a CDS encoding UDP-glucose dehydrogenase family protein, protein MKVTIIGSGYVGLVTGACLAEQGNDVFCLDLDEQKIALLNAGGVPIYEPGLQELIQRNREAGRLTFSTDVAASVEHADVQFIAVGTPPDEDGSADLKYVLAAARNIGRHMTGFKVVVDKSTVPVGTGDRVTAVIREELAARGLEDLQFSVVSNPEFLKEGAAVEDFMRPDRIVLGCNADAAGRHAQATMRQLYAPFNRHHERTFYMDVRSAEFTKYAANSMLATRISFMNELANLADEVGADIELVRMGIGSDPRIGYSFLYAGAGYGGSCFPKDVQALMRTAADHGKPMRVLEAVEAVNGAQKRVLGEKIVRRFGDDLSGRVFAVWGLAFKPNTDDMREAPSRVLARELVSRGASLRVHDPVSMAEARRALEADLADVPGGAARVSFHQHQMDALDGADALAIVTEWKVFRSPDFAQIKRRLKSPVIFDGRNLYEPEAMRETGVEYHAIGRPTRKAAPAANE, encoded by the coding sequence ATGAAAGTCACCATTATCGGCAGCGGTTACGTGGGTCTCGTCACCGGCGCCTGCCTGGCGGAGCAGGGCAACGACGTGTTCTGCCTGGACCTGGACGAGCAGAAGATCGCGCTGCTCAACGCGGGCGGCGTGCCGATCTACGAGCCCGGCCTGCAGGAGCTGATCCAGCGCAACCGCGAGGCCGGCCGCCTGACCTTTTCCACCGACGTGGCGGCCAGCGTCGAACATGCCGACGTGCAGTTCATCGCCGTGGGCACGCCGCCGGACGAGGACGGCTCGGCCGACCTGAAGTACGTGCTGGCGGCGGCGCGCAATATCGGCCGCCACATGACCGGCTTCAAGGTGGTGGTCGACAAGTCGACCGTGCCGGTGGGCACCGGCGACCGCGTCACCGCGGTGATTCGCGAGGAACTGGCCGCGCGCGGGCTGGAAGACCTGCAGTTCTCGGTGGTGTCGAACCCCGAATTCCTGAAGGAGGGGGCCGCGGTCGAAGACTTCATGCGCCCCGACCGCATCGTGCTGGGCTGCAATGCCGACGCCGCCGGCCGCCACGCGCAGGCCACCATGCGGCAGCTGTACGCGCCGTTCAACCGCCATCATGAGCGCACCTTCTACATGGACGTGCGCTCGGCCGAGTTCACCAAGTACGCGGCAAATTCGATGCTGGCCACGCGGATCTCGTTCATGAACGAGCTGGCCAACCTGGCCGACGAAGTCGGCGCCGATATCGAACTGGTGCGCATGGGCATCGGCTCGGACCCGCGCATCGGCTACAGTTTCCTGTATGCCGGCGCGGGCTATGGCGGATCTTGCTTTCCCAAGGACGTGCAGGCGCTGATGCGCACCGCCGCCGACCATGGCAAGCCGATGCGCGTGCTGGAGGCGGTCGAGGCCGTCAATGGTGCGCAGAAGCGCGTGCTCGGCGAAAAGATCGTGCGCCGCTTCGGCGACGACCTGAGCGGCCGCGTCTTTGCGGTATGGGGCCTGGCGTTCAAGCCCAATACCGATGACATGCGCGAGGCGCCGTCGCGCGTGCTGGCGCGCGAGCTGGTCTCGCGCGGGGCGTCGCTGCGCGTGCATGACCCGGTGTCGATGGCCGAGGCCCGCCGCGCGCTGGAGGCCGACCTGGCCGACGTGCCGGGCGGCGCCGCGCGCGTAAGCTTCCACCAGCACCAGATGGACGCGCTCGACGGCGCCGACGCGCTGGCGATCGTGACCGAATGGAAGGTGTTCCGCAGCCCCGATTTTGCGCAGATCAAGCGGCGGCTGAAGTCGCCGGTGATCTTCGATGGACGCAATCTGTACGAGCCCGAGGCGATGCGCGAGACCGGCGTGGAATACCACGCCATCGGCCGCCCGACCCGCAAGGCGGCGCCGGCCGCGAACGAATAA
- the rfaE1 gene encoding D-glycero-beta-D-manno-heptose-7-phosphate kinase, producing MNKTVIPQEQIRQSHILVVGDMMLDRYWFGDVERISPEAPVPVVQVKRSDERLGGAANVARNAAALGARVGMLGVVGDDEPARTLEALLAESHVEPYLHRDAKINTTIKLRVVAHQQQLLRVDFENTPAHEVLLAVQDRFQGLINDYQVLVLSDYGKGGLTHVTRMIDAGRAAGRKVLVDPKGDDYSRYRGATLITPNRAEMRAVVGAWKTEADLTIRAQNLRRALQLEALLLTRSEEGMTLYTEAEVLHVSAQAREVYDVSGAGDTVIATLATMMGAGVPLKEAVQHANRAGGIVVGKLGTAVVTYPELFGAAA from the coding sequence ATGAACAAGACCGTCATTCCGCAGGAGCAGATCCGGCAGTCCCATATCCTGGTGGTCGGCGACATGATGCTGGACCGGTATTGGTTCGGCGACGTCGAGCGCATTTCGCCCGAGGCGCCGGTGCCGGTGGTGCAGGTCAAGCGCAGCGACGAGCGCCTGGGCGGCGCCGCCAACGTGGCGCGCAACGCCGCTGCGCTGGGCGCGCGCGTGGGCATGCTGGGCGTGGTCGGCGACGACGAGCCGGCGCGCACGCTCGAGGCACTGCTGGCCGAGAGCCATGTGGAGCCCTACCTGCACCGCGATGCCAAGATCAACACCACCATCAAGCTGCGCGTGGTGGCGCACCAGCAGCAGCTGCTGCGCGTGGATTTCGAAAACACGCCGGCGCACGAAGTGCTGCTCGCGGTACAGGACCGCTTCCAGGGCCTGATCAACGATTACCAGGTGCTGGTGCTGTCCGACTACGGCAAGGGCGGGCTGACCCATGTCACGCGCATGATCGACGCCGGCCGCGCGGCCGGCCGCAAGGTGCTGGTCGACCCCAAGGGCGACGACTACTCGCGCTACCGCGGCGCCACGCTGATCACCCCCAACCGCGCCGAGATGCGCGCCGTGGTCGGGGCCTGGAAGACCGAGGCCGACCTGACCATCCGCGCGCAGAACCTGCGCCGCGCGCTGCAGCTCGAAGCGCTGCTGCTGACGCGCTCGGAAGAGGGCATGACGCTCTATACCGAAGCCGAAGTGCTGCACGTCTCCGCCCAGGCGCGCGAGGTCTATGATGTATCCGGTGCGGGCGACACCGTGATCGCCACGCTCGCCACCATGATGGGCGCCGGCGTGCCGCTCAAGGAAGCCGTGCAGCATGCCAATCGCGCCGGCGGCATCGTGGTCGGCAAGCTGGGCACCGCCGTCGTCACTTATCCCGAATTGTTCGGCGCCGCTGCCTGA